Within Syntrophorhabdaceae bacterium, the genomic segment GGGGAATGGGCGTTACGTCGCGGATGAGGTGGATCTTTAACCCTGCACTCTGGAGTGCCCTGAGCGCCGCCTCACGTCCTGCTCCCGGGCCCTTCACATAGACATCGACTGTCCTGAGCCCATGTTCCATTGCCTTTTTTGCGGCGTTCTCCGCGGCAAGCTGGGCGGCAAAGGGCGTGCTCTTCCTCGAACCCTTAAAACCCACGACCCCTCCGCTCGACCACGACACGACGTTGCCCTGCGGATCGGTGATCGTAATTATCGTGTTATTGAAGCTTGATTGTATATATGCTCCACCGACGGGGATATTCTTTTTTACTTTTTTCTTACCGCTTCTTCTGACCTTAGCCATGTACGCACCACCTCGTCGTTATTTTCGTTTCATCGAAGTCTTCCGGGGACCCTTACGGGTACGGGAATTCGTCTTCGTCCTCTGTCCACGCACCGGAAGGCTTCTTCTATGCCTGAGGCCGCGGTAACACCCGATATCCATGAGCCTCTTGATGTTCATGCTCACTTCTTTTCTCAGATCACCTTCGACCTTATATTCAGTCTCCAGAATATCCCTGATCTTCGCGATCTCTTCATCGAGGAGAGTATTGGTCCTCTTGTTCGGATCGATCCCGGCCTGAATCAGGATCTTGTTGGAAAGCGTTCTCCCGATGCCATAAATGTAGGTCAGGGATACCTCGATCCTCTTCTCCCTCGGTATGTCAACACCAGCAATTCGTGCCACCTTTTGCCTCCTTAACCCTGTTTCTGTTTATGCTTGGGGTTTTCGCAAATGATCCTGACAATACCCTTTCGCTTGATAATCTTGCATTTGTCACATCTTTTCTTCACCGAAGGTTTTACCTTCATGCTATCCTCCTACTTAACGCGGTAAATGATCCTGCCTCGTGTAAGATCGTATGGCGACAGCTCGACAACGACCTTG encodes:
- the rpsK gene encoding 30S ribosomal protein S11, with translation MAKVRRSGKKKVKKNIPVGGAYIQSSFNNTIITITDPQGNVVSWSSGGVVGFKGSRKSTPFAAQLAAENAAKKAMEHGLRTVDVYVKGPGAGREAALRALQSAGLKIHLIRDVTPIPHNGCRPPKRRRV
- the rpsM gene encoding 30S ribosomal protein S13, which gives rise to MARIAGVDIPREKRIEVSLTYIYGIGRTLSNKILIQAGIDPNKRTNTLLDEEIAKIRDILETEYKVEGDLRKEVSMNIKRLMDIGCYRGLRHRRSLPVRGQRTKTNSRTRKGPRKTSMKRK
- the rpmJ gene encoding 50S ribosomal protein L36 translates to MKVKPSVKKRCDKCKIIKRKGIVRIICENPKHKQKQG